The following is a genomic window from Sphaerodactylus townsendi isolate TG3544 linkage group LG16, MPM_Stown_v2.3, whole genome shotgun sequence.
GTGGCTGCAGCAGCGGCTGAAGGGGCTGCCGGGCCTGGGGTCGAGCAGCTGGGCGAGGCGGCTGCTGGCCCTGCTGAGCTTCGTGCTGGTGGCCTACTGGTACCTCGGCGGGGCCTGGCCGCGCCTGCTGCCCTGGAGGCCCGGCCGGCCGGCGGGGGGCGCGGCGGGGCTGTGCCTGCAGGCCGAGACCCGGGCCTGGCAGGCCTTGGCCGAGAGGGGCGAGGCCCGCCTGCTGCAGTTGCCGCCCGGGTCCGGCGCAGGAGACCCCGAGGCCCCGCTGGCCCTGGTGGGCAACGGGCACCTGCTGCTGGACGTGGCCGCCAACCAGCTGTGGGTGGCCCCGGCCCTGGGCAAGGGTGCCGCCTCCGCCTCCCCTTCTCTGGGCACCGAGTACCCGGCCTTGGCCCAGCTGAGGACCCCGGGCAATGCCCTGGGCGAGACAGGGGCCGCCGCGGTCATGCTGAGGGACGGGGCCGTCCACCGGGCCCGCTGCGTCCACATGGGGCCGGCGGCCTCCGACGGGGCGGCCCGGGAGTGCGTGGCCGTGCGGGAGGAGGTGCTGGCCCACCGTGGGCGGCCACACCTGTACCTGCAGCGCCTGGCCATTGTCAACCCCACCGAGCGACAGGTGGCCTTTGAGGTGTCCGGCCCGCTCTCAGCGGCCTCCCTGACTCTTGGCGGCGGCGGGGCCAAGACCGGCAGCAAGTTTGTCACCAGCGTGGAGAAAGTGGGAGACCGGCAGTTCCTGCTCTCCTCGGGCCGCGTGCTCCAGCCAGACGGTGCCaaggtggtgctggtggtggtggccGCCAAGAAGTTGGTCACCCGGGTGCAGGTGGTGCCCAAGTCGCAGTTTGAAGAGACCTTGGTGTCTGTGGTTCACACCTCTGAGCCCATCGACGTCTCCCAGCTGGACGAGACCTTCAGCAAGCTCCGGGAGGCGGCCAAAAGGGAGATGCTGGAGGTGCTGAGGGTGAGGGTGGAAgacctcctgcaggaacatcgCAAGGCCTGGGCCGACCTGTTCATCTCAGGTGAGGGGGCTGCCTCTTGACCCCCGACTCAGTGCTGCTGCCTGTTCTCAGAATCCCTAATTAGGACTggattttgtcgaaggctttcatggccggaatcacttgggtgctgtgtggtttccaggctgtagatctgaagatgccagccacagatgcaggcgaaacttcaggagagaatgctgctagaacacagccatacagcccggaaaccacacagcaccctaggaCTGGATTAATTGGAATTGGTTTGTATACCGCATTCATGGCCTGCCCGCTCTTCCACTGTGGAAGGACCAAAGTTCAAGCTCTGGCATTTAAACTTGAAAAGATGATGCAGTGATATAAAAGATCTCTGCCTACAAtgctggagagtggctgccaggcagacaatactgatctttaGGGTGTTGTTGGTTtactgggttgtgtggccgtactccagcagcattttcatttgacgtttcacctgcatctgtggctggcatcttcagaagatctgatagtagtaaattctactggaacacagccatacaacccagaaaacccacagcaccctagtgattctggctgagaaagccttcgacaacacaatacTGATCTTGAGAGTCTGATTCAGGCATGTGTTTCATTTGGAGCTCAAGGCAGCCTGCATGTGCTCTTAGGTAGGCGTTGCCCAGAGCCATTTAGCTACAGAtagctaaaataaatggaagcTGTGGAGCACCTTTAAGGCTGACATTTTACTTTGGCGTAAGCCCGCCATTCTCAGCCAGGgcaccgtggtaccctggggtaccatgagcatgtc
Proteins encoded in this region:
- the KIAA2013 gene encoding uncharacterized protein KIAA2013 homolog, giving the protein MWLQQRLKGLPGLGSSSWARRLLALLSFVLVAYWYLGGAWPRLLPWRPGRPAGGAAGLCLQAETRAWQALAERGEARLLQLPPGSGAGDPEAPLALVGNGHLLLDVAANQLWVAPALGKGAASASPSLGTEYPALAQLRTPGNALGETGAAAVMLRDGAVHRARCVHMGPAASDGAARECVAVREEVLAHRGRPHLYLQRLAIVNPTERQVAFEVSGPLSAASLTLGGGGAKTGSKFVTSVEKVGDRQFLLSSGRVLQPDGAKVVLVVVAAKKLVTRVQVVPKSQFEETLVSVVHTSEPIDVSQLDETFSKLREAAKREMLEVLRVRVEDLLQEHRKAWADLFISGVEMRKITDAHTPSSKTVNMTLYYVLSTTPAPLLEPLISSEEKEKMGATLNYADHCFSGHATMHAETLWPAHLPSVSQVLQLSDLWKLTLQKRGCRGLLAAGAHGLMQGMVLSFGGLQFTENHLQFQADPDVLHNSYSLRGIHYNKDLINLAVLLDADGKPFLHVSVKFQEKPVQLYACEGGCSNEPVELTSELRGHTFPVMVTQPITPLLYISTDLVHLQDLRHTLHLKAILAHEEHMAKQYPGLPFLFWFSVASLITLFHLFLFKLIYNEYCGPGAKPLFRSKV